From a single Endozoicomonas euniceicola genomic region:
- a CDS encoding autotransporter assembly complex protein TamA gives MSHLIMATLALGWLTLSVHALADTLQYRLSGVDGREEKNIELHLQTLPEINAEEFLLYKNTIKETVQQALEPFGFYASVVNFTTPTDRSDTVDIQIELGRPVLIRSANVLLEGDASKEKSFQRLLKKHELTPGQVFEHEDYETLKQVLMTQAQLTGFFDAHWVVATVDVNPVQYSADVHLTLDSGRRYRFGVLQYTNETSVTRRLVETIKNFREGDAYDATKVVKFYNDLSATGYFKNVDVQPLRGKAQNYSIPVRIEVSPRRSHEMEAGIGFSTDEGPRFSLGWKKPWVNDRGHSFSADTYLSTKRTELSTSYLIPRGNPLLDFYSLQTGYQHKNMEDTNSELYSAALHQWHKVPKGWNRDWFIRIEAENYDQASDRDNSLLLIPGLALNRKNANGSLNPSRGTAHDLKVELSPGISGPESRFIKVWGRTKWLDTFARRHQFLARLEQGATWVRSVSDLPPSLRFFTGGDQTVRGYSYESISPKDSQGKLTGGRYLSVVSLQYAYKLVDKWWLALFTDSGTSTNDYKDAWKVGSGLGVRWITPLGPVRLDLAFAVSEPGSPWRLHFSVGPVL, from the coding sequence TTGTCTCATCTTATCATGGCCACCCTCGCGTTAGGGTGGCTGACTTTATCGGTTCATGCACTGGCTGACACGCTTCAGTATCGTTTGTCGGGTGTTGATGGACGTGAAGAAAAGAATATTGAACTGCACCTGCAAACCCTGCCAGAGATAAATGCGGAAGAGTTCCTGCTCTATAAAAACACCATTAAAGAAACCGTACAGCAGGCCCTTGAGCCTTTTGGTTTTTATGCTTCAGTGGTCAATTTCACAACCCCGACAGATCGTTCAGATACTGTTGATATCCAGATTGAGCTGGGAAGACCCGTTCTCATAAGAAGCGCCAATGTATTGCTTGAAGGTGATGCCAGCAAGGAAAAAAGTTTTCAAAGGCTGTTAAAAAAACATGAGTTAACACCAGGCCAGGTTTTTGAGCATGAAGACTATGAGACGTTGAAGCAGGTGCTTATGACACAGGCGCAGCTGACCGGTTTCTTTGATGCTCACTGGGTGGTCGCCACCGTCGATGTTAATCCGGTTCAGTACAGCGCGGATGTTCATTTAACCCTGGATTCAGGCAGGCGTTACCGGTTTGGTGTATTGCAGTACACCAATGAAACCAGTGTCACACGCCGACTGGTAGAAACCATAAAGAACTTCAGGGAAGGCGATGCTTATGATGCCACTAAAGTAGTCAAATTTTATAATGACCTCTCGGCTACCGGTTATTTCAAAAACGTCGATGTGCAACCATTGCGTGGCAAGGCACAAAACTATTCTATCCCTGTCAGGATTGAAGTATCTCCCAGACGCAGCCATGAAATGGAAGCCGGCATCGGTTTTTCTACAGACGAAGGCCCAAGGTTTTCACTGGGCTGGAAAAAACCCTGGGTGAACGACCGTGGTCATAGTTTCAGTGCCGATACCTATCTGTCCACCAAACGAACTGAACTGAGCACGAGTTACCTGATTCCCAGGGGCAACCCTCTGCTGGATTTTTATAGTCTGCAAACGGGTTATCAGCATAAGAATATGGAAGACACTAACAGTGAACTCTATTCAGCGGCTTTGCATCAATGGCATAAAGTGCCGAAAGGCTGGAATCGAGACTGGTTTATACGAATCGAGGCTGAAAATTATGATCAGGCCAGTGACAGGGATAACAGTCTGTTGCTAATTCCCGGACTGGCTCTGAATCGCAAAAACGCGAATGGCAGCCTTAATCCGTCAAGAGGGACTGCCCATGACCTGAAAGTAGAGTTGTCACCGGGCATTTCCGGCCCCGAAAGTCGTTTTATAAAAGTCTGGGGACGAACAAAGTGGCTGGATACCTTTGCCAGACGCCACCAGTTTCTGGCACGACTGGAACAAGGCGCAACCTGGGTACGCAGCGTGTCAGACCTGCCGCCTTCCCTGCGGTTTTTTACCGGAGGTGACCAGACGGTACGGGGCTATAGCTACGAAAGCATTTCGCCTAAAGACAGTCAGGGTAAATTAACCGGCGGTCGTTATCTTTCTGTCGTCAGTCTCCAATACGCTTACAAACTGGTGGATAAATGGTGGCTGGCACTGTTTACGGACTCTGGCACCTCGACCAATGATTACAAGGATGCCTGGAAAGTGGGTTCCGGCCTGGGGGTCAGATGG
- the exaC gene encoding acetaldehyde dehydrogenase ExaC, whose translation MIYERPGHPASLVTFKGRYENYIGGEWVPSVKGKYFENTTPITGEVICEVVRSAEDDINLALDAAHAAKASWGKTSVTERSNILLKIADRIEQNLEMLAVAETWDNGKAIREILAADMPLAVDHFRYFAGCIRAQEGSTADIDNTTVSYHFHEPLGVVGQIIPWNFPLLMAAWKLAPALAAGNCVVLKPAEQTPASIMVLMELIGDLLPPGVVNIVNGFGEEAGQALATSQRIAKIAFTGSTPVGSHILKCAAENIIPSTVELGGKSPNLYFEDVLQQEDEYLSKCIEGAVLGFFNQGEVCTCPSRVLIQESIYDGFITKVVERSGHIKRGDPLDTETQLGAQVSLEQFDRIMNYLEIGRNEGVQFLLGGDKADIGKGYEKGFYIQPTLMKGSNDMRVFQEEIFGPVVGVTTFKDEAEALALANDTQYGLGAGVWTRDVNRAFRMGRGIEAGRVWTNCFHLYPAHAAFGGYKKSGVGRETHKQTLEHYQQTKNLLVSYDINPLGFFKR comes from the coding sequence ATGATCTATGAGCGTCCCGGCCATCCTGCTTCCCTTGTCACCTTTAAAGGCCGTTATGAAAACTACATAGGTGGCGAGTGGGTACCCTCTGTCAAGGGCAAATACTTTGAAAACACCACCCCGATAACGGGAGAAGTGATCTGTGAAGTGGTTCGATCGGCGGAAGACGATATCAATCTGGCGCTGGATGCCGCCCATGCCGCTAAAGCAAGTTGGGGGAAAACCTCTGTCACTGAGCGATCCAATATTTTGTTGAAGATAGCCGACCGCATTGAACAGAATCTGGAAATGCTGGCGGTGGCAGAAACCTGGGACAATGGCAAAGCCATCAGAGAAATTCTGGCCGCTGATATGCCCCTGGCTGTGGATCATTTCCGCTACTTCGCTGGCTGCATTCGTGCACAGGAAGGCAGTACAGCAGATATTGACAACACGACAGTGTCTTACCATTTTCATGAACCTCTGGGCGTTGTCGGACAAATTATTCCCTGGAATTTTCCGCTGCTGATGGCGGCCTGGAAACTGGCTCCGGCTCTGGCGGCAGGAAACTGTGTCGTCCTGAAACCGGCAGAACAGACACCCGCCTCAATTATGGTTCTGATGGAACTGATTGGTGATCTGCTGCCGCCCGGGGTTGTGAATATTGTTAATGGTTTTGGAGAAGAGGCCGGTCAAGCCCTGGCGACCAGTCAGCGAATTGCCAAAATTGCCTTTACGGGTTCAACCCCGGTGGGCTCGCATATTCTCAAGTGTGCGGCAGAGAATATTATTCCTTCCACGGTCGAGCTGGGTGGTAAATCACCCAACCTCTATTTTGAAGACGTTCTCCAACAGGAAGACGAATACCTGAGCAAGTGCATTGAAGGGGCGGTTCTTGGCTTTTTCAACCAGGGTGAAGTCTGTACCTGTCCTTCGAGAGTACTGATTCAGGAGTCCATCTACGACGGATTTATCACAAAAGTTGTCGAACGTTCAGGGCATATAAAACGGGGCGACCCCCTCGACACTGAAACCCAGTTAGGTGCCCAGGTTTCTCTTGAACAGTTTGACAGAATCATGAACTACCTGGAAATCGGCCGTAATGAAGGCGTTCAGTTCCTGCTGGGTGGTGACAAAGCGGATATTGGCAAGGGTTATGAGAAAGGTTTCTATATCCAGCCAACCCTGATGAAGGGCAGTAACGATATGCGGGTGTTCCAGGAAGAAATCTTTGGCCCTGTTGTCGGCGTTACCACCTTTAAAGATGAAGCCGAAGCCCTGGCACTGGCCAATGATACCCAGTATGGGCTGGGTGCCGGTGTCTGGACCCGTGATGTCAACCGTGCTTTCAGAATGGGGCGTGGCATTGAAGCCGGTCGGGTCTGGACCAACTGTTTTCATCTATATCCGGCACATGCCGCCTTTGGTGGCTACAAGAAATCCGGTGTAGGGCGGGAGACGCATAAACAGACACTGGAACATTATCAGCAAACCAAGAACCTGCTGGTGAGTTATGATATCAACCCGCTGGGTTTCTTTAAACGCTGA
- a CDS encoding HD domain-containing protein, with protein sequence MKQAVNILILTFFLPIIRLSPCEAGRQDELSVATWYGDMHFSSPGEQLFGDLLHSQPIQRLKQINQYGVIQLVDTSGQNDEPYSRYDHSVGVLYLLRRFQAPYKEQVSGLLHDVSHTAFSHVSDYLHTESPAGNPNFHDSLFTSFLEQRGLSGILDRYGLSVAEVDPKKPAFARLERELPDLCADRLDYILQGAGRRGVLTQSQSDEILNALLFDEKTAHWYVKSRKAARRLAEASIELNSKIFATAWGLMLYQWTAEALRRLITLGDLSTEDVLYHKTDAQIWNILSGSKDPQIEALMRQMTSSWYSVSETVDPEKADRIFKNIRCRVIDPRVLSSKGWERLSAIDSEFRQRVNKELNRCRNIYVRINR encoded by the coding sequence ATGAAACAAGCCGTTAATATCCTGATTTTGACTTTTTTTTTACCCATTATACGACTATCACCGTGTGAAGCCGGACGACAGGATGAGCTATCAGTAGCCACCTGGTACGGAGACATGCATTTCTCCTCTCCGGGTGAACAGCTTTTTGGTGATTTGCTGCACAGCCAGCCAATTCAACGACTAAAACAGATCAATCAATATGGTGTTATCCAACTGGTTGACACCTCGGGACAAAATGACGAACCTTATTCCCGTTACGATCATTCCGTCGGCGTGCTTTACCTGTTAAGGCGATTTCAGGCACCTTATAAAGAACAGGTCAGCGGATTGCTCCATGACGTATCCCATACAGCTTTCAGCCATGTATCTGACTATCTTCATACGGAAAGCCCGGCAGGAAATCCGAATTTTCACGACTCACTGTTTACGTCGTTTCTGGAACAGCGTGGTCTCTCAGGGATTCTTGATCGATACGGTTTATCTGTAGCTGAGGTTGATCCAAAAAAGCCGGCATTTGCGCGACTCGAAAGAGAGTTGCCCGATCTGTGCGCTGATCGCCTTGATTATATTTTGCAAGGTGCCGGACGACGGGGAGTTCTGACTCAGTCTCAGTCGGATGAAATACTGAACGCACTGTTGTTTGATGAAAAAACAGCACACTGGTACGTGAAGAGTCGAAAAGCTGCACGCCGTCTTGCAGAAGCCAGCATTGAGCTTAACAGTAAAATTTTTGCGACTGCCTGGGGGCTGATGCTTTACCAGTGGACAGCAGAAGCACTGAGACGTCTTATTACTCTTGGGGACTTGAGTACAGAGGATGTCTTGTATCATAAAACCGACGCCCAGATCTGGAATATATTGTCAGGCAGTAAAGACCCACAAATAGAAGCCCTCATGCGGCAAATGACGTCATCCTGGTACAGTGTGTCGGAGACTGTTGACCCTGAAAAGGCTGACAGGATTTTTAAAAATATCCGTTGTCGTGTTATTGACCCAAGAGTGCTGAGTAGTAAAGGCTGGGAGCGCCTTAGCGCCATTGATAGTGAGTTCAGGCAGCGGGTTAATAAAGAATTAAACCGCTGTCGTAATATATACGTGAGAATAAACCGTTAG
- a CDS encoding nucleotidyltransferase domain-containing protein: MMDKITKVAVKDLSEKYQPHTIIVYGSRARGDASPDSDIDIACFVDQPSATKDARKLNGYYLDAWIYSTESMNQWSDEFLKFESAYCVVDQLGLGQQLLEKVKTIVARGPESLSPEEKQHIKKWVYKMLERATKNDVEGYYRRTWLQFELLQYYFSLRDKWFLGSKQSLSWLEKNDQTAFRLFSDTYKYPQNLEIVKELADYTTADLSC; this comes from the coding sequence ATGATGGACAAAATAACAAAGGTTGCTGTTAAGGATCTTTCTGAAAAATACCAGCCACATACCATTATCGTTTATGGCTCCAGGGCCAGAGGCGATGCCAGCCCGGACAGCGATATCGATATCGCGTGTTTTGTTGATCAACCCTCAGCCACCAAAGATGCCAGAAAATTAAACGGCTATTACCTGGATGCCTGGATATATTCGACAGAATCAATGAACCAATGGTCGGACGAATTTCTGAAATTCGAAAGTGCTTATTGTGTGGTTGATCAGCTTGGGCTTGGACAGCAGCTGCTTGAAAAAGTCAAGACAATCGTTGCCAGGGGACCTGAATCACTTAGCCCGGAAGAAAAACAGCATATTAAAAAATGGGTTTATAAGATGCTGGAGAGAGCGACGAAAAACGATGTGGAAGGCTACTACCGAAGAACCTGGTTACAGTTTGAGCTGCTTCAATACTATTTTTCACTCAGGGATAAATGGTTCTTAGGGTCAAAACAGAGTTTGAGCTGGCTGGAAAAAAACGATCAGACAGCATTCAGGTTATTCAGTGATACTTATAAATATCCGCAAAATCTCGAGATAGTAAAAGAACTGGCCGATTACACAACAGCTGACTTATCTTGCTGA
- a CDS encoding peptide ABC transporter substrate-binding protein yields MKTTFLPAWVLCFWVLVLSPTSAYSAPLKALVRGLPDQPKQLHPHYFGGSPGAQVLKDLYEGLMVQNHSGEPVPGMAAKVEISPDGKTYRFTMREGIRWSDGSAVTADDFVRSFRALADPETRATYRWYLKTGQFSGADEALAGNIEALGVKAENNQLVLQLRQPVPYILELLTFPSFLPVAKQHNPGKPVSNGPYTLSSETPGKTIKLKKNPHYYNKEQVAINEVVYQIQPDEMQVLEAFREGRMDITSHLTAAARLKARTEQLRRTMENQSLVTTMLVPNQKHPLLANTDFRKALSLALDRTALVNSNYPDSLVRPACSFTAPLTRGFSPDPKNCYLLLNSADRNHQASSYLKKSGVKPGKVTLTVTTTTKYGSDHLLNQMVAQWQAILGIQVQVRLLDWRGFTRALSDKDYQLALFSWLAGYNDATAFLLPLQNEKGFGPFVNPDYQKQLELAAQQISQADRLPYYQQAETILAQQLPVIPVIHPTFVQLVKPRVEGFYTSNPEGWVHTRYLRLLR; encoded by the coding sequence ATGAAAACAACGTTTCTACCGGCATGGGTGCTGTGTTTCTGGGTCTTAGTCCTCAGTCCCACAAGCGCTTATTCCGCCCCTTTAAAGGCTCTGGTTCGGGGGTTGCCGGATCAGCCGAAGCAGCTGCATCCCCACTATTTCGGCGGCAGTCCCGGAGCCCAGGTACTGAAAGACCTTTACGAAGGGCTGATGGTCCAGAACCACTCAGGGGAGCCGGTACCCGGTATGGCTGCAAAGGTTGAGATCAGCCCTGATGGAAAGACTTATCGGTTTACCATGAGGGAAGGCATCCGCTGGTCTGATGGCTCAGCTGTGACAGCCGACGATTTTGTGCGCAGCTTTCGTGCTCTGGCTGATCCGGAAACCAGGGCCACCTATCGCTGGTATCTGAAGACCGGGCAGTTCAGCGGTGCCGATGAAGCTCTGGCTGGAAATATTGAAGCGCTGGGTGTGAAAGCCGAGAATAACCAGCTGGTTTTACAATTGCGGCAACCGGTTCCTTATATCCTCGAACTGCTGACCTTTCCCAGCTTCCTGCCTGTGGCGAAGCAGCATAACCCTGGCAAACCTGTGAGCAATGGCCCTTATACACTGTCAAGCGAAACGCCCGGTAAAACCATCAAACTGAAGAAAAACCCACACTATTACAACAAAGAACAGGTGGCTATTAATGAGGTGGTTTACCAGATCCAGCCGGATGAAATGCAGGTACTGGAAGCTTTCAGGGAAGGTCGTATGGATATCACCAGTCATCTGACAGCGGCTGCCCGGCTCAAGGCCAGAACCGAACAGCTCAGGCGAACTATGGAGAACCAGTCCCTGGTCACAACTATGCTCGTGCCGAACCAGAAACACCCACTGCTGGCCAATACAGATTTCAGGAAGGCGCTGTCTCTGGCACTGGATCGTACTGCACTGGTTAACAGTAACTACCCTGACAGTCTTGTTCGTCCGGCCTGCAGTTTTACAGCACCTCTGACGCGTGGGTTCAGCCCGGACCCAAAAAACTGTTATCTGCTGCTGAACAGTGCTGACAGGAATCATCAGGCCAGCTCTTATCTGAAGAAATCAGGGGTAAAGCCGGGCAAGGTCACGCTAACGGTGACCACCACCACAAAATATGGCTCGGACCATCTGCTTAATCAGATGGTTGCCCAGTGGCAGGCCATACTTGGCATTCAGGTGCAAGTAAGGCTTTTGGACTGGAGAGGTTTTACCAGGGCTCTGTCTGACAAAGATTATCAACTGGCATTGTTCAGCTGGCTGGCCGGGTATAACGATGCCACCGCATTTCTGCTTCCGCTTCAAAATGAAAAGGGCTTCGGACCTTTTGTTAACCCCGATTACCAGAAGCAGCTTGAGCTGGCTGCTCAACAGATTAGCCAGGCGGACAGACTGCCTTATTATCAACAGGCTGAAACGATTCTGGCTCAACAGCTGCCTGTTATTCCTGTGATACATCCGACCTTTGTGCAACTGGTGAAACCGAGGGTAGAAGGTTTCTACACTTCGAATCCGGAAGGCTGGGTGCACACACGCTACCTACGTCTGTTAAGATGA
- a CDS encoding mechanosensitive ion channel family protein: MPWQDYSTLTLLLFKSATVMGISLVLAWLCNQGLRKIEKHFDNSPSHWDDTLARAARPVMTIAFLLLGFSLMADFLLEYIQLENIALVGQVRRIVLILLIYMLLIRYLRLVRSSFYKTNRRAVRMDKATLEFMIKLLQIALTLAIILTLLQNLGVSISGLLAFGGVGGLAVGLAARDMLANLFGGLTIYMDRPFVVGDKISLQDQNIEGFVEHIGWRQTRIRGYDRTPVYVPNALFTNLAVVNPSRMQNRRINVVIGLRYQDFSRLNDIIHDIDAFLAQHNDIDQGRDALARFTDYGASSLDLLVRCFTVDTDWGNYMQVRQNILMGVGEIVTRHGAEFAFPTRTLDIPEGFVSANG; encoded by the coding sequence ATGCCCTGGCAGGATTATTCAACATTAACACTGCTACTCTTCAAATCTGCCACGGTGATGGGAATCAGTCTGGTACTGGCCTGGTTATGTAACCAGGGATTAAGGAAGATAGAAAAACACTTTGACAACAGTCCCAGTCACTGGGATGACACCCTTGCCAGAGCTGCACGACCTGTAATGACCATTGCCTTCCTCCTACTGGGCTTTAGTCTGATGGCGGACTTTCTGCTGGAGTATATTCAGCTGGAAAACATCGCACTGGTTGGCCAGGTACGTCGTATTGTCCTGATTCTGCTGATCTACATGCTGTTAATTCGTTATCTGAGACTAGTGCGCAGCAGCTTCTATAAGACGAACCGCCGTGCAGTCAGAATGGACAAGGCGACGCTGGAGTTTATGATCAAGCTGTTGCAGATTGCCCTGACCCTGGCGATTATTCTGACATTGCTACAAAACCTTGGGGTCAGCATCAGTGGTCTGCTGGCTTTCGGTGGGGTTGGTGGTCTTGCTGTAGGTCTCGCAGCCAGAGATATGCTGGCTAATCTGTTTGGCGGATTGACCATTTATATGGACCGGCCTTTTGTGGTGGGCGATAAGATCAGCCTGCAGGATCAGAACATTGAAGGTTTTGTTGAGCATATTGGCTGGCGTCAGACCCGAATACGGGGCTACGACCGGACACCGGTGTATGTCCCCAACGCACTGTTTACCAACCTTGCCGTTGTGAACCCGTCCCGAATGCAGAACCGTCGCATCAATGTCGTCATCGGTCTTCGTTATCAGGACTTTTCCCGGCTCAACGATATTATTCATGATATTGATGCGTTTCTTGCCCAACACAATGATATTGACCAGGGGCGCGATGCACTGGCCAGATTTACGGATTACGGCGCCAGCTCTCTGGATCTGCTGGTGCGCTGCTTTACGGTTGATACCGACTGGGGCAACTACATGCAGGTTCGGCAGAATATTCTGATGGGCGTCGGGGAGATCGTTACCCGTCACGGCGCAGAGTTTGCCTTCCCGACCCGTACCCTGGATATACCTGAAGGCTTTGTGAGTGCGAACGGTTAG
- a CDS encoding BrnT family toxin, producing the protein MPNERWVAIGRIQHLTGVVVYTEKVGDIIRIISARKATKREIQRYEENIIY; encoded by the coding sequence ATGCCAAACGAACGATGGGTGGCCATTGGACGTATCCAACACTTGACCGGCGTTGTAGTATACACAGAAAAAGTGGGCGATATCATACGAATTATCTCCGCCCGAAAAGCCACCAAACGGGAGATTCAACGTTATGAAGAAAACATCATCTACTGA
- a CDS encoding BrnA antitoxin family protein, with protein sequence MKKTSSTDWKRLEAMPDDEIDTSDIPELDDDFFDQAELHLPVKKPVTIRLDSDVLEWFKGQGQGYQTHINSLLRKYMEARQSR encoded by the coding sequence ATGAAGAAAACATCATCTACTGACTGGAAACGCCTGGAAGCCATGCCTGATGATGAGATTGACACCTCTGATATCCCTGAGCTGGATGACGATTTTTTTGATCAGGCCGAGCTGCACTTACCCGTTAAAAAACCTGTAACGATCCGTCTGGATTCGGATGTCCTTGAGTGGTTTAAAGGGCAAGGTCAAGGGTATCAAACACACATTAACAGTTTGCTCAGAAAATACATGGAAGCCCGGCAATCCCGTTAA
- a CDS encoding DUF2905 domain-containing protein, translated as MAKFLITAGVIILCVGLLMHFAPGLLKWFGHLPGDIRIENDNTRIYIPFTSMILVSLVLTIIANLWR; from the coding sequence ATGGCTAAGTTTCTAATTACCGCCGGGGTCATTATTTTGTGTGTGGGCCTGCTCATGCACTTTGCACCGGGTCTGCTGAAGTGGTTTGGTCACCTGCCCGGGGATATTCGTATCGAAAATGACAATACCCGGATTTATATTCCTTTTACATCAATGATTCTGGTCAGCCTGGTTCTGACTATTATTGCCAACCTGTGGCGTTGA
- a CDS encoding HigA family addiction module antitoxin, with protein sequence MNAAPLSRVIKGKSGISPEMALRLSKVLGRTPESWLSMQDNYELWQAKKRINLSNI encoded by the coding sequence TTGAATGCTGCGCCCCTTAGTCGAGTCATTAAAGGTAAAAGTGGTATTTCTCCTGAAATGGCTTTGAGGCTTTCTAAAGTTTTAGGTCGTACACCAGAAAGCTGGCTCAGCATGCAAGACAATTATGAGCTTTGGCAGGCAAAGAAAAGAATAAACCTGTCCAACATATAA
- a CDS encoding DUF2924 domain-containing protein: MTQSRSLAARVAALKSMDKTALQNYWVEVFGVKAPHLHIRILRQRLIWRIQELELGGLSDKAKMQLEQLKHHAGKHGKIKNSRIVRPPAGTRIQREYDGECHEVLVLKEGFEYRGQVYRSLSKIARLITGSHWSGPLFFNLRGQ; this comes from the coding sequence ATGACACAGAGTCGCTCATTGGCTGCCAGGGTTGCGGCCTTAAAGTCCATGGATAAAACCGCTTTACAAAACTACTGGGTAGAAGTGTTCGGAGTGAAAGCACCCCACCTTCACATCCGTATTTTGCGGCAACGATTAATTTGGCGGATACAGGAGCTGGAGTTAGGCGGGCTGTCCGATAAGGCAAAAATGCAGCTGGAACAGTTAAAACATCATGCGGGGAAGCACGGCAAGATAAAAAACAGTCGCATCGTTCGCCCCCCGGCAGGGACTCGTATCCAGCGTGAATACGATGGGGAATGTCATGAAGTGCTGGTGCTTAAGGAAGGTTTCGAATATCGGGGGCAGGTTTACCGGAGTCTCAGCAAGATTGCCCGCTTAATCACCGGCAGTCACTGGTCAGGGCCTTTGTTCTTTAACCTGCGGGGGCAATGA
- a CDS encoding recombinase family protein produces the protein MARESTPVQRCAIYTRKSSREGLEQEFNSLHAQREAAMAYIHSQQHEGWLPVDDHYDDGGCSGGNMDRPGLQRLMKDIESNKVDTVVVYKIDRLTRSLTDFARLVEFFDSHQVSFVAVTQQFNTTSSMGRLTLNILLSFAQFEREMTGERIRDKVAMSKQKGKWMGDVPPLGYLAHQQKLKVHPDETAIVEKAFSYFLETGSALKTIHRLNDEGHRTRIMNNRDGQQRGGQKFTTTYLYKLLHNRTYLGETGHKGQWFLGEHPAIISNHLWQKVYTALSQGAAQRRREQEWKNGAAMLKGVLQDEQGIALVATHTRKRGKLHRYYVSNKAIKEGYSQLTIPPIPAETIETIVTETLQELIITPEIRYQT, from the coding sequence ATGGCCAGGGAATCAACTCCGGTGCAACGATGTGCAATTTACACCCGCAAGTCTTCCCGGGAAGGTCTGGAGCAAGAATTCAACTCCCTGCATGCACAGCGGGAAGCCGCCATGGCGTATATCCATTCCCAGCAGCATGAGGGATGGTTGCCGGTGGATGACCATTATGATGATGGCGGTTGCTCTGGTGGCAACATGGATCGCCCGGGGTTGCAACGATTAATGAAGGACATCGAAAGCAACAAAGTGGATACGGTGGTGGTCTACAAAATTGACCGCCTGACCCGCTCGCTGACCGACTTCGCCAGACTGGTCGAATTCTTCGACAGCCACCAGGTAAGCTTTGTAGCCGTTACGCAACAGTTCAATACCACCAGCAGCATGGGCCGGTTGACCCTGAATATCCTGTTGTCCTTTGCTCAGTTTGAAAGGGAAATGACAGGGGAACGAATCCGTGACAAGGTGGCCATGTCGAAACAGAAAGGCAAATGGATGGGCGATGTACCGCCTCTTGGCTACCTCGCCCACCAGCAAAAACTCAAAGTCCATCCTGATGAAACAGCCATCGTAGAAAAAGCCTTTTCCTATTTTCTGGAAACCGGCAGTGCCCTGAAAACCATCCATCGGCTCAACGATGAAGGCCATCGCACACGCATCATGAACAATCGGGATGGGCAGCAAAGAGGCGGGCAAAAATTTACGACCACCTATCTCTACAAGCTTTTACACAACCGAACCTACCTTGGTGAAACCGGGCACAAGGGCCAATGGTTCCTGGGCGAACACCCCGCCATTATTTCTAACCACTTATGGCAGAAAGTATATACAGCATTAAGCCAGGGAGCGGCTCAACGTCGACGTGAGCAAGAATGGAAAAATGGTGCCGCCATGTTGAAAGGGGTGCTGCAAGATGAGCAAGGTATAGCACTCGTTGCCACCCACACCCGCAAGCGGGGCAAACTGCACCGATACTACGTTAGCAATAAAGCGATCAAGGAAGGCTACAGCCAACTAACCATCCCTCCAATACCGGCAGAAACGATTGAGACTATTGTCACTGAAACGCTACAGGAGCTGATCATCACTCCGGAAATACGCTATCAAACTTAG